A genomic window from Streptomyces sp. NBC_01429 includes:
- a CDS encoding DUF742 domain-containing protein, translating into MNIPPQRERRRPDADVSDPERLYVITGGPDGTERASLDLVTMIVARVEASPMVPPEQASILRLCRAPLSVAELSAYLSLPFSVVTALLTELLATELVESRAPIVRAALPDRSLLEAVMHGLQKL; encoded by the coding sequence ATGAATATCCCTCCCCAGCGAGAACGACGGCGGCCCGACGCGGACGTCTCGGACCCCGAGCGGCTGTACGTGATCACCGGCGGCCCCGACGGCACCGAACGCGCGTCCCTCGACCTGGTCACCATGATCGTGGCGCGGGTGGAAGCGTCGCCCATGGTCCCGCCGGAGCAGGCCAGCATCCTGCGGCTCTGCCGGGCTCCGCTGTCCGTGGCCGAGCTGTCGGCCTATCTCAGCCTGCCCTTCAGCGTGGTGACCGCGCTGCTGACCGAACTCCTCGCGACCGAGCTGGTCGAATCGCGCGCGCCCATCGTGCGCGCCGCCCTCCCCGACCGGTCCCTCCTCGAAGCGGTGATGCATGGACTTCAGAAACTCTGA
- a CDS encoding roadblock/LC7 domain-containing protein, which translates to MIQQRANMDWMLKELADGVPQIHQIVVLSADGLRIARHGGDPDAADRLAAACAGLQSLAAAVAVEIPGSDGRMRLVVIEIGGGFFYLMEAGAGAYLAVLAADTVDAGLVGARMRDMVVRIGAHLTSPPRHDGQAG; encoded by the coding sequence GTGATCCAGCAGCGGGCGAACATGGACTGGATGCTCAAGGAGCTGGCCGACGGGGTGCCGCAGATCCACCAGATCGTGGTGCTCTCCGCCGACGGGCTCAGGATCGCCCGGCACGGCGGCGACCCGGACGCGGCCGACCGGCTCGCGGCGGCCTGCGCCGGGCTCCAGAGCCTGGCCGCCGCCGTGGCCGTCGAGATCCCCGGCAGCGACGGCCGGATGCGGCTCGTCGTCATCGAGATCGGCGGAGGCTTCTTCTACCTGATGGAAGCGGGCGCCGGCGCCTACCTCGCGGTCCTCGCCGCCGACACGGTGGACGCCGGGCTGGTCGGTGCCCGGATGCGGGACATGGTCGTGCGGATCGGCGCCCACCTCACGAGCCCGCCGCGCCACGACGGGCAGGCCGGATGA
- a CDS encoding sensor histidine kinase, translated as MVRVEAPPNDQASPIVRALVLPVVLLIGATAAAVALVPEDARIPLALYGAFAIGLFAWCARELSRRRGTIAALREQHAHRIAALEWRLAEHDEETVRLGKELMPAAIHRLRQGESPMEVMRAVVDGDERYRELPAAQRSLLRSVLQIVDDEEAMRESAQRSFVNIARRVQSIVHQQASELREMEEAHGRNPEVFDDLLRIDHGTALIGRLADSIAVLGKARPGRQWPKPVPLFSVLRGAMSRILEYQRVDLHSIAKVAIIGTAVEPLIHACAELLDNATRYSPPQTRVHVTAVEVQTGIAIEIEDGGVSLSEEARARAERMLAQAQAGIDLNDLGETPRLGMAVVGRLCQMYNLQVSLRQSAYGGVRAVLIVPRDVVTTGPAPGIAHGIGASAGPKGSTNDLPTTDMLRPANRPPRPVTGPQRTAPVVVPAMEDDIPVVTEWTDNGLPQRRSRGRAPLGSHNLGLVNNGRTGGRTSAPGGVDGASPAGAFGAPAQRRDSARTHDQGAGQEGTAEKKPGPGIWLDAFTKAVNGTPQEPSAGTAQPPDRPGDRGESDDVWGKGDLK; from the coding sequence ATGGTTCGTGTTGAAGCACCCCCGAATGATCAAGCGTCACCCATCGTGCGCGCGCTGGTACTCCCCGTCGTTCTGCTGATCGGCGCCACGGCGGCGGCGGTGGCGCTCGTGCCGGAGGACGCGCGCATACCGCTCGCGCTGTACGGCGCGTTCGCGATCGGTCTGTTCGCCTGGTGCGCACGCGAGTTGTCCCGTCGCCGGGGCACCATCGCCGCCCTGCGCGAGCAGCACGCCCACCGCATCGCCGCGCTGGAGTGGCGGCTCGCCGAGCACGACGAGGAGACGGTCCGGCTCGGCAAGGAACTGATGCCGGCCGCCATCCACCGGCTCCGGCAGGGCGAATCGCCCATGGAAGTGATGCGCGCCGTCGTGGACGGCGACGAGCGCTACCGCGAACTGCCCGCGGCGCAGCGCTCCTTGCTCCGCTCCGTACTCCAGATCGTCGATGACGAGGAGGCCATGCGCGAGTCCGCGCAGCGCTCCTTCGTGAACATCGCCCGCCGCGTGCAGTCCATCGTGCACCAACAGGCCAGCGAGCTGCGGGAGATGGAGGAGGCCCACGGCCGCAACCCCGAAGTCTTCGACGACCTGCTGCGCATCGACCACGGCACGGCGCTGATCGGCCGGCTCGCTGACAGCATCGCCGTACTCGGCAAAGCCCGCCCCGGCCGCCAATGGCCCAAGCCCGTACCGCTGTTCAGCGTGTTGCGCGGCGCGATGTCCCGGATCCTGGAGTACCAGCGCGTCGATCTGCACTCGATCGCCAAGGTCGCCATCATCGGCACGGCCGTCGAACCGCTCATCCACGCCTGCGCCGAACTCCTCGACAACGCCACCCGCTACTCGCCGCCGCAGACCCGCGTCCATGTCACCGCGGTCGAGGTGCAGACCGGCATCGCGATCGAGATCGAGGACGGCGGCGTCAGCCTCAGCGAGGAGGCGCGGGCCAGGGCCGAACGCATGCTCGCCCAGGCCCAGGCCGGCATCGACCTCAACGACCTCGGCGAGACCCCGAGGCTCGGCATGGCCGTGGTCGGCCGGCTCTGCCAGATGTACAACCTCCAGGTCTCGCTGCGGCAGTCGGCGTACGGCGGGGTCCGCGCCGTCCTCATCGTGCCGCGCGACGTCGTGACCACCGGTCCCGCGCCCGGTATCGCCCATGGCATCGGCGCCTCGGCTGGTCCCAAGGGCAGCACCAACGACCTGCCCACCACGGACATGCTCCGGCCCGCGAACCGGCCGCCCCGGCCCGTCACGGGCCCCCAGCGGACGGCCCCGGTCGTGGTCCCGGCCATGGAGGACGACATTCCCGTGGTGACCGAGTGGACGGACAACGGACTGCCCCAGCGGCGCAGCCGCGGCCGCGCCCCGCTCGGCTCGCACAACCTGGGGCTGGTGAACAACGGCCGCACGGGCGGCCGCACCTCCGCCCCCGGCGGCGTGGACGGGGCGTCCCCGGCGGGCGCGTTCGGCGCTCCGGCCCAGCGGCGGGACTCCGCCCGTACCCACGACCAGGGCGCGGGCCAGGAGGGCACGGCGGAGAAGAAGCCGGGCCCCGGTATCTGGCTCGACGCGTTCACGAAGGCGGTCAACGGCACCCCCCAGGAGCCGTCGGCCGGGACAGCACAGCCGCCGGACCGGCCAGGCGACCGCGGCGAATCCGACGATGTGTGGGGCAAGGGAGATCTGAAGTGA
- a CDS encoding roadblock/LC7 domain-containing protein: MHAHSSATSPAPLVDVLASLRERVMGVSESVLSTADGLLVAADTDTAQPEAIAALAAATLGLGARMAQQADAGSLRDVVIRCGGGQIVVLSVGDRALLSILGDEGIDVAALQRESPAIVEELLALLAADVPS; this comes from the coding sequence ATGCACGCACACTCGTCCGCCACTTCTCCCGCCCCTCTCGTCGATGTGCTGGCCTCGCTGCGGGAGAGGGTGATGGGAGTGTCGGAAAGCGTCCTCTCCACGGCCGACGGCCTGCTGGTGGCCGCCGACACCGACACCGCCCAGCCCGAGGCGATCGCGGCTCTCGCCGCGGCGACCCTGGGGCTCGGCGCGCGGATGGCCCAGCAGGCGGACGCCGGTTCGCTGCGTGATGTGGTCATCCGCTGCGGCGGCGGTCAGATCGTCGTCCTCTCGGTGGGCGACCGGGCGCTGCTCTCCATCCTCGGCGACGAGGGCATCGATGTCGCCGCGCTCCAGCGCGAGTCACCCGCGATCGTCGAGGAACTCCTCGCTCTCCTCGCGGCGGACGTACCTTCCTGA